Genomic window (Marmota flaviventris isolate mMarFla1 chromosome X, mMarFla1.hap1, whole genome shotgun sequence):
AGTAAACAGGCGGGCACTGCCAGCGGACCCGGGGCAGGGGTGGAGGTGGGTGGCAGGATCCCGCAGCAgcgggcagggggctggggaagggATCTTCGATATCGGTGAGAAGAGGGGTGCAGAGCAGTTGGGGAGGGTGGGCCCTCGTAGTGGCCCGGCTGCTTTCTGGAtccccatccctccatccatttTAGAGCAAACCATGGTGGGGGCGCGTCCCCGCAGTGCGGCAGTAAAACGTAGACGCATTCTGGGGATAACCCCTTCTCACGCTCTGCGCCTGCGAACACAAATGAATGACTTGAGCGAAAGGGGAGTGGGTTGGACAGGTCGCCTCTGGGAAGGGGAACACGCAGACCCAAACGTAGTTTGGAAAGCATCCTGGTTTGGTGCCCAAGGCCTGAAAAGAAATGGCGGCTGGGGTGCGGGAGAGGGTAGCAGAGGAAAAGGTTGAGTGAAGTGGGCCTGGATTCAGGAAAGAGTCTTGAGTCCCTGTCAGTCCTGAGAGCGCCTCTCCCGCCCCCGCATCCTGTCTGTCTGCAGGTCTGCGCTTCTGTTGTTCCCAGGGCTCAGCAGGGCCTGAAGAGAGGAGCAACCCGCCCAGGATCCCTGCAggtcagtgggggggggggagggggagggaggagggagcatgGACAGGGACCCAGAGGGGTGAGAGTGCAGAGGACACGGCCCCCGGGCAGACTGTGGTGCCTCACCGCCCACCCCCACCGCGTGGGTTACACGCACCTCGCCACGCTGAAGCGGCATGGAGAAGGTGACAGGAATGGTTGGCTCTCTGTCAGGGATGAGTGTGGGGTAAGGGATCTGCAGAGGCACACTCGGAGGGCCGGATCAGCTTAGGGGAACCCTCTCAAGGGCGAGATGCAATACTCTGTGGGCCTTCAGTCTCCCATGTCtcctttttgtttcctcttctctGCATCCCTACCCCCCACGACAGAAGGAGGGGAAATCTCGACATGGAAAAACCCTACCGCgaaaatgaaggaaaactggaaaacgAGGAAAAGCCAGAAGACGAAGTAGAGCCTGAAGATGAAAGAAAGTCAGATGAAGAAGAAAAGCCAGACGAGGAGGGGAAGCCAGCAAGGGAGGGAAAGCTAGAGGATGAGGGAGAGCCAGAGGAGAAGGGACAATCGAAAGATGGGGGCAAGGCAGAAAAGCAGGGCAAGTCGGAAGGTCAGAGCAAGCCACCAGGGGAGGGCAAGCCAGAATCCCAGGCAAAGCCAGCCAGCGAGCCGCGGGCCGCCGAAAAGCGCCCCGCTGAAGATTATGTGCCCCggaaagccaaaagaaaaacGGACAGGGGCACCGACGATTCCCCCAAGGACTCTCAGGAGGACTTACAGGACAGGCATTTGAGCAGTGAGGAGATGATGAGAGAATGTGCAGATGTGTCAAGGGCTCAGGAAGAGCTaaggaaaaaacaacagaaaatgggtAGTTTTCACTGGATGCAAAGAGATGCTCAGGATGCCTTCAACCCAAGGGGCCAGCGGGGTGTCAGGGGAGTGAGGGGCGGAGGTAGGGGCCAAAGGGGCTTACACGATATTCCCTACCTTTAATGCCTTTGGTCATGGATTCAGACTTCTCTGATGAGATATTGCCGGCCCTGCTTTCCCTGGTAGATACTTGCCAGGTCCTGTGCTTTAACCTTAAGCTGATATTTTGCTTTAGGTGTCACTCTTGTTACCAGCAGCCTTTTGACCCAACTACAGCGCTCTTTTAGTACAGGATTTTCACCCATGTGCATGTCCATtgtataataacaataaaaagtttgCAAAACCACATATACAGTGTCagtctatttttataaaagtgtaaaTATGTTTGCATAATGCATTTGTGCTCAGAGAAAACTCTGCAAGTGTGTACACTAAAAAGTAGGCAATAGTGACTTCCAAGGTGACCAAGAATAGACATTACCTGTTAGTCTTACCACCTGAGGATTAGGTAACTTCATGCCATTCCTTTGCTGGTGTGCCCAAAGTGGGTCTTCCCTAGGTGGTCCCAGGTCAGTAGTCACCGTTGCTCCTTCTCCTGGGTCCTCTACCATCTTATTGCTGCCTAGTGTGTGGtgcttttccttttatctttcctttctttttgctcACTCACATTTACTTTTCCCTAACTTATATggattatattttccatataatatttttaaaaaccaaaatcagAAAGCAATATGTGATAATTGACTGAATTATTGAAGAACATTATGAGGgcaataaagatatttaaaattcttgCTATCAGAAtgtaaaacaaataaagttaACAATACCTCTGGGATTCAGAACTAAAATCAGCCTGGCACTTATAACAGGGTTATTCTTGCTATAAGAGTTAGTCttatcatctgtgaaatggggataactACTTGCTTCACAGGACTGCACAGTGCATCAGATGGCATGATAAATATGTGATATGTTTTGAGCTAGCTCCCTTGCAGTAGCAGGACCCTGGACCTTATTATACACTGAAGTGGGAGTTGAAGGTAGTTCTTACCCATGCCCAGGAAGAACTCCAAGATCGGAGAAGGCGTGTCATTCTTCTCTGGATACAACCATATCTGGGCAGTCCCATCATGCTATGACCTATAACTGTACTCCCTCCTGACAACCTCTTCTATAATGGAGTCCTCATGGTGACAAGGTCCAACTGATTCTCTACAGTCCCCAAAGAGCTAAAGCCCCTATTTGACCCCCAAAGGAATACGCATAAAGGCCCTCTCCTAATGCATATTTTGGAACATTCTGCATGTCAGACTTTTGGATTAGGGGTGCTCAACAGGTAAATcctatgtaaatattccaaaatccaaaaaaactTTGAAGTCTGAAATATTTTTGGCCTCAAGCCTTTCTgttaagggatactcaacctttGGTAACATGTGTTTTCCTTAGTGGAACACTCTGTTATGCCATGAAATTTTTCAATCAAATGTTactaaaatttatcaaaaataaaattcaggagctggggttgtagctcagtggtagagcacttgtctagcacatgtggggccctgggttcaatcctcagcaccacataaaaataaataaataaaataaaggtatcatgtccatctacaactacaaaactattttaaaaaatagaattcaaagTTATATCTCTGGGCTCAGCTTGCAAAATAGTTAAGCCAGCCTTGtgctctaattttttaaagtttgtttcaaTTAATTTTTCAAGGACAAGACTTGCCCATCGAATCCTGGAGTAACAAAGGTTTAGAGTCCAGGGTCCAGGAAGGAGAGACACCTCTGCTAATGTATTTTCCCAGACTCTTTGGAAAGAATTGTCAGTGGAGTCTGCTCTGCAAAAGCAGTGTGAAAGAGATAAGGCTCATCCTCCCTGCCTTGTTCAGGCACCAGtgcacttcattttcccattcaGAAGCTACCTGAATGGTGGTCAAGAAACAGGGGCCCAGGGCAACTCCCTCATGGTTTAATGTCCTAACCAAGATTCTATTTGTTTTTACTCATTGGAAGAGTCTTGAGATCTAAATGCTAGCAGGCCACATCATTCCCCTCTAACTAGCCATATCTGCTTATTCAGATACTGAGTGTGTCCACTGAAGGCATCCACTGCAGAACAAACTCTCAATaattgagagggaaaaaaatgaccaTCTCTGTAGTGTCTGTCAGCCTCTTCCCACATCCCACTAGGCCAGGGTTTGTTCCATGGGCCCATGTATGAAGTGACCATAGGAAGTAAGAATAGTGCTATGAAAGAAGTCAATAATATCGACTTCCCTCACCAACCTAATCTAACTATTGTTACAGCCGAGTTTGGAATCTGTCAAAAGCAGAAACCAGTGATGAGTCTCAGATATTGTAGCATTTCCAGAAGGAAGGTTGATAACAGTTGGCTTCTTCCACAAGGGAGAGGCAATACCTGATCCTTAAATGGAAACAATTGTACTTTTtacagttttattgaggtataattcacataccataaattTGTGTGCTTTTAAGGCATACAATTTAATGGCATTTAGTATATCCAGAGTTGTGTATCCATAGCCACTATCTAATTTTATAACATCCTCATCatccaaaaaaaagaaaccctttaTACATTAGCAAACATTATACATTCCCCTTTTTTTCTCCATCCCTCAACCCAACTttctggcaaccactaatttGTCTCCATGGTTGAATATTGTtgacatttaatataaatgttatcATATAATATATGGGTTTGGTGAGGGTACTGGAGCTTGAAGctggggcattctaccactgagacacatttctagccctttttgCTGTTTatgttgaaacagggtcttgctaaattgctgagtctatccttgaatttgtgatcctcctgcctcagcttctcaagtgactgggattacaggagtgtgccacttcCTCTAGCTCAATATGTGGGCTTTGTGACTAGTTTATTTCACATAGCTTGTATTTTGAAAGTTCATACATGTTGTAGGATGCATTAGTACTCCATTACTATCTTACCATCTAATAATATTCAATTAAATGGcaaaccacattttttaaattcatttaattggTCACAATATTTGAGTTCTTTTCACCTTTGGCTACTATAGATAATGTTGCTATggatatttatgtaaaattttgtgtttcaacactgttttcaattctttggagGATATTCTTAGGAgtaaaattgctgggtcatatgataattatatgcttaatattttgaaaaactgccCAACTATTTTCCAAGGGAAATTTATCATTTTGCACTTACACCTACAGCACATGAGGGTTACAATTTCCCCAAATTCGCTAttttctgcctttattttattcattctaatgGGTGTGGATCTTCCTGTCATCTGATTTGCATTCCCATAAttgctaataatttaaatatctttattggcATGGggaccatttgtatatcttcttcttcAGAGAATTGTCTAAATAAACCTTTTGCCCTTGTTTAAGttgggtttattttttcttttgttgttcacTTGTAAGAGAACTTTATATATTCTAGGGTCAATTCCCTTATCATGTAaatgatttgcaaatgttttctgcCATTATGTGGATTGTCTTTTAAATCTTTGTATGATGTACTTTGAAgtacaaaatttttttaactaagtccaatttatttgtttcatctttcttctttttaaaacagatatttttagttgtagatggacacaataccttttttatttatttatatttatgttgtgctgaggattgaacccagtacctcacacatgctaggcaaggactctgccATTGAggtacaatcccagccccttctatGCTTTTGATGGCTTATTTAAGGAAACATTGTCTAACCCATGGTGGTGAATATTTACTCCTAtgatttttttgacatttattttttagttgtagttggacacagtaccatttatttatttatttatttggtgctgaggattgaacccagggccttgcacgtgctaggtgaatgctctccTACTGAagcacaacctcagccccaactcctatgttttcttctgacttttaaaaaatatttattttttagttataggtgaacacatatctttattttatttttatgtggtgctgaggatcgaacccagtgcctcacgcatactaggctagtgctctacctctgagccacaaccccagccccttcttctgATTTTTATAGTTTCATTCCTTACACTTAgatatttgattcattttgagttttcaTATGATGTAAGATaggggatttttttgttgttgttgttgtttttctttttctttttttagggaacagggtttttatttatttatttttcaagaaaattttttttttacttttaaaaaaaattgttctaattagttatacatgacaacagaatgcattttgtagGATAAGGGTTTATGCTCATTCTTTTGCATGAAGATATCCAGTTGTACCTTTTCTTGAAAAACAGTTATTTTGGTATTGAATGATTTTTGGAACATTTCTCAAAAGTCCATTGACCATAAATGTGAGGGTTTAGTTCTATACAttcaattgttttatatatatgtctGTCTTCTGCCAATAGCATACTTccttgattactatagctttgcaggaagtttagaaaaagagaaatgtgagGCCTCcgaatttcttctcctttttcagGATCGTTTTGCCTGGTTTGGGTACCTTGCACGTCCACATGAATTTTGGGATAACCTTGTCAATTTCTGCAAAGAAGTCTGCTGAAATTTTGAAAGGGTTTGCTgtgaatctgtagatcaatttgaGGATTACTGCTACTTTAACAATATTGTTTTCTAATACACAAATATAGCATGTCTTTACATATATTtaggaatttaatttcatttttttttagttttcagtgtataattCATGAACTTATTCAGTTAACTTTAttcctaaacatttttttctttttgttttatagtactggggattaaacttgaggccttgcacatgctaggcaagcactctaccattgagctacacctaagtccattttattcttttttttttaatgctatgtaaatgaaataacttttttatttcattttcagttgATTTATTGCTAGTGTATAGGAATATGATTCATATAGCCAGATACAGttttgcatgcctataatcccagctacttgggaaactgagacaggaggattgcaagttcaaggccagccttggcaactgagtgagtccctgtctcaaaatttttaaaaaaagtaaaaaatgctgggtatgtagttcagtagtagaacactcctgggttcaattcctagtactgaaaaaaaagaaatacaattcattttatatattgatattatACTCTGCAACCTTACTGAACACATTTATTTGGAGGTGTGGATACCTTAGGAATACTATTTACAAGATTATTTTATTGGGCTGGAGAGGTAGCCCCGTGGTAGAGTTCTCGtgtagtgtgtgtgaggccccaggtttTTTCCCctagcaccattttttttaaaaagaaagatagttTTATCTATGAATGAAGATAAATTTACTTCTTCATTTCAATCTAGATGACTTTTGCTtgtttctcttgcctaattgcacAAGATAAAATCTCCAGTATAATACTgactaaaaatattaagattaAATATTCTTGTGTTGTTCCTGATCTTAGTAAAATACAGTAATGAGTCTTTAACCATGAGGTGTATTGTAACCTATTGCTTACACTTGTATATGTTCTTATCAGAT
Coding sequences:
- the LOC114089502 gene encoding transcription elongation factor A protein-like 3, producing the protein MEKPYRENEGKLENEEKPEDEVEPEDERKSDEEEKPDEEGKPAREGKLEDEGEPEEKGQSKDGGKAEKQGKSEGQSKPPGEGKPESQAKPASEPRAAEKRPAEDYVPRKAKRKTDRGTDDSPKDSQEDLQDRHLSSEEMMRECADVSRAQEELRKKQQKMGSFHWMQRDAQDAFNPRGQRGVRGVRGGGRGQRGLHDIPYL